AAGCTGCCGCGCGAGGACTCCGGCAAGATCTTCAAGCGGCGGCTGCGCGATCCCCATTGGGAGCAGGCGGGGCGGAAAATATGATGATGGGCCCGCACTTGGCGGCGAAAGGAGGCGAGACCGACATTGAATAGGGCAGGCGACGCCTCTTTCTTGATCTTGCGCTGCGGTATAGATACGGCAGACTGACCCGTAAATGGGCAGCTGCTGGAGAGCGCATCCATGTCGCCGCAAGCCATGACAGAGGAAATCCGTCCCAACCGCGCCGCCGAGGCGCAGGCCATGGAGGAGGACGCGCGGCTCCGGGACGATATCCGGCTGCTCGGCCGCATCCTCGGCGATACCGTCCGCGACCAGGAAGGCGCCGAATTGTTCGACCTCGTCGAGCGCATCCGCCAGACCTCGGTGCGCTTCCACCGCGACGAGGACCGCCAGGCGCGGCGCGAGCTGGAGCAGATCCTCGACGGCATGACGACGGCTGAGACGGTCCGCATCGTCCGCGCCTTCAGCTATTTCTCGCACCTCGCCAACATTGCCGAGGACCAGAACAACATCCGACGCATGCGTGCCAGGAGCGACTCCAATGGCGGGTCCGGCATGCTGGCGGCGACGCTCGCTCACGCCAAATCCGCCGGGTTCGAGGCTTCCGATCTGCGCAAGTTCTTCTCGACGGCGCTGGTCAGTCCGGTCCTGACCGCGCACCCGACCGAGGTGCGGCGCAAGAGCACGATGGATCGCGAGATGGAGATCGCGATGCTGCTCGACCGCCGCGAGCGGATGCAGTTGACGCCGGACGAGCGCGAGGCCAATGACGAGGCGCTGCGCCGCGCCGTGCTGACCTTGTGGCAGACCAACCTGCTGCGCCGGACCAAGCTGACGGTGCTCGACGAGGTCACCAACGGGCTGTCGTTCTACGACTACACGTTTCTGCGTGAGGTGCCGCGTCTGCTGTGCTCGCTCGAGGATCGGCTCAATGACGGAGCGGAGGTGGCAGGCGATCTCGCCTCGTTCCTGCGAATGGGGAGCTGGATCGGCGGCGACCGGGACGGCAATCCGTTCGTCACCGCCGAGGTGATGCGCGGGACGCTCAAGCTGCAATCCAGCCTGGCGCTGCACTACTATCTCGAGGAACTGCATCTGCTCGGCAGCGAGCTGTCCATCGCCGCGCATCTCGCCGATGTCTCCGAGGAGCTGCGTGCGCTGGCCGAGCGCTCGCCGGACACGTCGCCGCATCGTCGCGGCGAGCCATATCGTCTGGCGGTGTCCGGCATCTATGCGCGCTTGGCGGCGACGGCGAAGAAGCTCGGTATCCAGATCAGCCGCCTTCCCGTGGCGGCGGTGGCGCCTTACGACAGCGTCAAGCAGATGCAGGATGATCTCGACGTGCTGCATCACTCGCTGATCGCCAACAATGCCGAGGTGATCGCCCGCGGGCGGCTGCGGCTGCTGCGGCGTGCAGTGGATTGCTTCGGCTTCCATCTGGCCCGGCTCGACATCCGCCAGAATTCGGCGGTGCACGAGCGCACCGTCGCCGAGCTGATCGACACCGCGATGCCCGGCATGTCCTATATGGCGCTGAGCGAGGATGCCAGGGTCGGCCTGCTTGTCAGCGAGCTGCGCAATGCGCGGCCGCTGGTGTCGCAATTCGTCAAGTACAGCGACGAGACCGTCGGCGAGCTCGCGCTGTTCCGCGCGGCCGCCGAGGCGCACGCGACGTTCGGTGCCGACGTGATTCCCCAGTGCATCATCTCGATGTGCAAGGGCATGTCGGACATGCTCGAGGTGGCACTGCTGCTCAAGGAGGTCGGCCTGATCGACCCTTCGGGCCGCTGCGCCGTCAACATCGTGCCGCTGTTCGAGACGATCGAGGACCTGCAGGCGTCCAGCGGCATCATGGACCGCATGCTGGCGCTGCACGATTACCGCCGCCTGGTCGACAGCCGCGGCGCCGTGCAGGAGGTCATGCTCGGCTATTCCGACAGCAACAAGGACGGCGGTTTCGTCACCTCGGGCTGGGAGCTCTACAAGGCGGAGATCGGCCTCGTCGACATCTTCGAGCGCCACGGCATCCGGCTCAGGCTGTTCCACGGCCGCGGTGGATCGGTCGGCCGCGGCGGCGGACCGAGCTACGACGCCATCATCGCCCAGCCGGGCGGCGCGGTGAACGGCCAGATCCGCATCACCGAGCAGGGCGAGATCATCTCCAGCAAATATTCCAACGCCGAGGTCGGACGTAACAATCTGGAAATTCTCGCCGCCGCGACGCTCGAGGCCAGCCTGCTGCATCCGCGGCAGCCGGCGCCGAAGCGCGAATATCTCACCGCGATGGACCGGCTCTCGGAGCTCGCGTTCAAGGCCTATCGCGGCCTGGTCTACGAGACCGACGGCTTCGTCGACTATTTCTGGGCCTCGACCGTCATCAACGAGATCGCGACCTTGAACATCGGCAGCCGCCCGGCCTCGCGCAAGAAAACCCGCGCGATCGAGGACCTGCGTGCGATCCCCTGGGTGTTCTCCTGGGCGCAGTGCCGGCTGATGCTGCCGGGCTGGTACGGCTTCGGCAGCGCGGTCGAGACCTGGATCGCGGAAAATCCGGAGCAGGGCATGCCGTTCCTGCGCGAACTTTATCAGGAATGGCCGTTCTTCCGCATGCTGCTGTCGAACATGGACATGGTGCTCGCCAAGAGCTCGATCGCCATAGCCTCGCGCTATGCCGAGCTGGTCCCGGACGAGGCCCTGCGCGAAAAGATCTTCGGCCGCATCCGGCGCGAATGGAATCTGGTGATCGAGACTTTGCTCGACATCACGGGGCAGGAGCGGCTGCTGCAGGGCAACCCGCTGCTGGAGCGCTCGGTGCGCAACCGCTTTCCCTATCTCGATCCGCTCAACCACGTGCAGGTCGAGCTGCTCAAGGAGCATCGCGCGCAGAACCCGGACGAGCAGGTGCTGCGCGGGATTCAACTAACGATCAACGGCATCTCGGCGGGGTTGAGAAATACGGGATGAGGGCGAGTGGCGAGTAGCGAATAGAGGGTCTATTCGCTACTCCCTATTCGCCATTCGCTATCTTCAGGGCTTCAGCGCACCCTGCGCACTCGTATAGACCGCATAGAGCGACGTCGAGCCGCAGATGTAGAGCCGATTACGCTGCTGGCCGCCGAAGCACAGATTGGCGACGGTTTCCGGAATGTGAATCTTGCCCAGCAACGTTCCGTCCGGGGCATAGCAACGTACGCCGTCCTCGTTCGGATCGCCCCAGCCGACCGAGCACCAGACCCGCCCGTCGCGATCACATCGGACGCCGTCGGAGATGCTGGGCTTAGGCATTTCGGCGAAGACCTTGCTGTTCGTCAGCTTGCCGGCGGCGTGATCGACGTCGAACACGCGGATATGCGCGGGATTGTCGGGCCCGTCGGTGAAGCCAGTGTCGATGACGTAAAGCTTCGTTTCGTCGGGTGAGAAGGCGAGCCCATTGGGCTCGACGAAGTCGTCGGCAACGACCTTGACCTCTCCCGATTTCGGATCGACCCGATAGACATTGTGCTTGTCCTGCTCGGGCGCCGCCTTGAGGCCCTCATAGAAGCCACCGATGCCGTAGACCGGATCGGTGAACCATATTGCGCCGTCGGCCGCGACCACTGCATCGTTCGGCGAATTCAATCGCTTTCCATTATAGCTGTCGGCGATGATCGTGATCGAGCCATCGAGCTCGGTGCGAGTGACCCGCCGACCGCTATGTTCACACGTGATCAGCCGTCCTTCTCGATCGATGGTGTTGCCGTTGGAATTCATCGACGGCTGCCGATAGACGCTGAGGTGACCATCGTCCTCGGAGAACCGCATGATGCGATTGTTCGGGATGTCGCTGAACAGCAGATAGCGACCGGCGGCAAAATAGACCGGGCCTTCGGCCCAGCGCATTCCGGTCGCGACGCGTTCTACGGCCATCGTGCCCGCGAAGGCCGGAAACTCCGCCGGCCCGAATGACAGCTTGGGCTTTTTCGACGACTCCAGGTGAGAGTCCGGATAGCGGCTGCCCGGCAAGGGACCGAGAGGCAGCGGATCTGTCGAGATTGTCGGTGCCCCGGTCTGGCCGAAGGGCGTGACGGTTGCAGCCGATGCTGACGTCACGGTTGCCGCGGCAGCGGCGAATGCCGCGGCTCCTTTCAGCAATCTGCGCCTGTCGAAGCCATCTGCTCCGACCAGCGAGTTTTGCGCGACGTCGTGTCGTGGAGTCGTCATATGTGTCCTCCCATTTTTTTGTTGGGAGGCGACCATACGACAGAATCGTGGCGACGTGCGGGTCGTCTCGATAAAAAACAACTTGAGAGTGTGTGCGCTGCGAATGGACTTTGCGCGCTGCAAATCTCAGATCGGGTCCCAGCCGAACACGTCGGCGGAACGATCGAGCTTGTAGAACGACGGCTTCAGTGCCGGCATGCCATGCTCCGCAATGGTCTGCGGCGTCCAGCCTTCGCCGCGGTGCACCGAGCGCAATGGGCGCGACTGGCTCATCAGGAAGATCTCGTTCATGCGAACGGCGAAGATCTGGCCGGTGACGTCTTTCGAGGCATCGCTGAGCAGATAGGCGACGACGGGCGCGATCTTCTCGGGCCCCATCCGCTTCATGCGTTCGACGCGTTCCTTCTCGGCCTCGGTCTCCGCCGGGATGGTGCCGATCATTCGGCTCCAGGCAAACGGCGAGACGCAATTGGAACGCACGTTGAAGCGGCCCATGTCGAGCGCGATCGACTTCGACAGGCCGACGATGCCGAGCTTCGCCGCGGCGTAATTGGCCTGGCCATAATTGCCGATCAGGCCCGAAGTCGAGGTGAAATGGACGAAGGAACCGCTCTCCTGCTCGCGGAACAGCCGTGCGGCCGAGTGGGCGACGTAGAACGAGCCCATCAAATGGACCTTGATCACCTGCTCGAACGCCTCGATGCTCATCTTGTGGAAGATCATGTCGCGCAGGATGCCGGCATTGTTGACCACGCCATCGAGCTTGCCGAAATGGTCGGTGGCGGCCTTCACGATCTTGCTGGCCGGGATCGCTTCGGACACGCTCTCGAAATTCGCCACCGCCGTGCCGCCGCGCTTCTTGATTTCCTCGACCACTTCCTCCGCCGGCGCTGCGCTGGTGCCCGAGCCGTCGGAGGCGACGCCGGGATCGTTGACCACGACCTTGGCGCCTTCGGCGGCGCACAGCAGCGCGATCTCGCGCCCGATGCCGCGGCCGGCGCCGGTGACGATGACGACTTTGTCCTGCAGCGATTTGGTCATGAGAGGTTCTCCTTAGCGTGATGTGCTGTTCATCCTGCCCCGTTTGCGTCAGGGCTATTGCATTTGACGAGACGGCTCAGATCAGCCGGGCTGCCTGCCGATATGTTGCTCCGTCATGCCCGGGCTTGTCCCGGGCATCCACGTCGTTCCGAGGGCACCGGACGACGTGGATGGCCGGGACAAGCCCGGCCATGACGACAAAACGAAAGAGAGCGACCGGAACGGCGAGCGTCGTTACCTCTCGTTGGTGAAGATGATCGTCCCCGATGCGGCGAACATGCCGCCGACGCCGTGGCACACCGAGATCTTGGCTCCTGGTACCTGCGCCGGGGCGATGCCACGCATCTGGCGCACGCTCTCCTGCAACGCATACATGCCGTACATGCCCGAATGCATGTAGGATAGGCCGCCGCCGTTGGTGTTGAGCGGCAGCTTGCCGCCTGGCCGTGTGTGACCGGCTGCGATGAACGGCCCGGTCTCCTCATGCGGCATGAAGCCGAGATCACCGAGACCGAACAGCGGCAGATGCGCGAACGCGTCGTAGATCATGAGATGGTCGACGTCGGCATGGCCGATGCCGGCCTCCTTGAAGGCGAGGGGGCCCGCGACCTTGAAGGCGCGCGATGAATTGAACGTCTCCATCTGGCTGACCATCGGCGTCTCCACGCTTTCGCCGGTGCCGAGAACATAGACTGGCCTCTGCGGAAAATCCTTGGCGCGATCGGCCGAGGTCAGGATCAGCGCGCCGCCGCCATCGGTGACGAGGCAGCATTGCAGCAGCCGGAACGGGTAGGCGATCATGCGCGAGTTCAGCACGTCCTCGACGGTGATCGGGTCCTTCATCATCGCGCGCGGGTTCTTTGCCGCCCATTCGCGCTGTACGACGGCAACCATCGCCAACTGCTCATGGGTGATGCCGTACGTCTTCATGTAGCGCAGCACGGGGATCGGGAACATGCTGGGCGGCCCGTAGACGCCGAACGGCGCCTCGAACTGGCCCTGCAGGCTGTCCGGCGGGATCGAGCGCGGCAGCTTGCCGATCATCGATTTGCCGCTCTCGGCGTGGGTGATCAGCACGGTCTTGCATAGGCCGGCCTCGATCGCAGCCGCGGCGTGGCGGACATGCAGCATGAAGGAGCAGCCGCCGACCGAGGTGCCATCGACCCAGGTCGGCGTGATGCCGAGATAATGACAGATCTGCTGCGGCGTCTCGACCGCGGTGGCGAAGCCGTCGATGTCCGACAGCTTGAGCCCGGCATCGGCGATGGCATTCAGCGCCGCGTCCGCATGCAGCTGGATCTGCGACATCGTCGGGATGATTCCGAGCTCGGTGGTCTCGGCCGCGCCGACCACGGCCACCTGGTTTCGACGCATGGCGCTATCCTTTCGCCGGCCGGAACAGGGGCAGGGTGATCTGCTCGTCCATTTTCTCGAATGTGACTTCGAGGGCCATGTCGAGCTCCAATGCCTCCGGTGTCTGCGGGCAGCCCGTGATGTTGCTCATCATGCGCGGGCCCTCTTCGAGCGCCACGACGGCAATGGCGTAGGGCGGCGTGAAGCCGGGCGCAGGGGGACGATGGTTGATGACGTAGCTGTAGAGCGTGCCTTTGCCCGTGGCCTTGAAGACGCTGACCTTGCGGCTGGCGCAGGCCGGACAGAATGGGCGCGGCGGGAAGTAGACGTGGGCACAGGCGTCGCAGCGCTGCAGCCGCAATTCGCCGGCGCGGGTACCGTCCCAGAAATGCTGCGTCTCGGGTGTCGGTTTGGGGCGTGCACGCATAGGCTCGGCCATCCCGGTTGATCCTCCCTGCGGCGGGCTCCGTCGCCCGCTCCTTTGCATCCGTGATGCGCCATTTGACGCAGACGCGTCAACGGTCCATCACGCCACGCATGCGGCCCTCCGGGAGGCGCAGAGGTGTTTGGACGGCAATTGCCGCCTGATGAAAATTGGTCTTTGATGCTGGGAGTATGATCGGAGCCGAGATGAAGCTGCGTGACATCGCCCATTCCAGAACCGGCGACAAGGGTGACACCTCGAACATCTCGGTCATCGCCTACGACCCCAAGGATTACCCGCTGTTGCTCGCACAAGTCACGGCCGAGCGGGTGAAGGCGCACTTCGCCGGCATTGTCCAGGGCGAGGTGGTCCGCTATGAGCTGCCCAACATTGCGGCGCTGAATTTCGTGATGAGCCGGGCGCTCGGCGGCGGGGTCACCCGGTCGCTCGCGCTGGATGCGCACGGCAAGTCGCTGAGTTCCGCGCTGCTCGATCTGGACATCGCGGCCGATGCCGCAGACACGCTATAGGATGCCATGACCGTTTCGAATCCGACCCTGGCCGCGCTGGCCGACGATCTCGCCGCCGGTCGCACCACGTCCCGCAAGTTGGTGGAGGAGTGTCTCGCCCGGATCGCCGATCCCGCCGGCGAGGGCCAGCGCGCCTTCATCCATGTCGACAAGGAGGCCGCGCTGGCGGCGGCCGACGGCATGGATGCGCTGCGCAAGGCCAATGCGGCGCCGTCGCCCTACGCCGGCATTCCGGTCTCGATCAAGGACCTGTTCGACATCAAGGGCCAGGTCACCCGCGCCGGCTCGCGGGCGCTGGAGGATTCCGCGCCGGCCGAGGCCGATGCGCCGGCGGTGGTGCGGCTGCGCCGGGCCGGCTTCGTCGTGATCGGCCGCACCAACATGACCGAGTTCGCTTATTCCGGCATCGGCATCAACCCGCACTACGGCACGCCGAAGAGCGCCTGGAAGCGCGACGTCGGCCATGTGCCCGGCGGCTCGTCGTCGGGCGCCGCGGTCTCGATCGTCGATCGCATGGCCTATGGCGCGCTCGGCACCGACACCGGCGGCTCCTGCCGCATTCCCGCGGCCTTCAACGGCATCACGGGCTACAAGCCGACGCAGGCCCGCGTGCCGCTCGACGGCGGCGTGCCGCTGTCGACCACGCTCGACAGCTTTGGGCCGCTCGCCAACACGGTCGCCTGCTGTGCCGTCCTCGATTCCGTGCTGGCCGACGAGCCGGTCCGCCCGCTCGCGTCGCGCCCGGTGAAGGGTTTGCGGCTTGCGGTGCCCACCACGGTCGTGCTCGACGAGCTCGATGTCGAGGTCGCCGAGACCTTTGAGCGGGCGCTGCAGACGCTGGCGAAGCAGGGGGCGCTGATCGAGCGTATCGAATTCCCCGAGTTCCTCGACGTCGGCCTGATCGGCATGAAGGGCGGCTTCGCCGCCGCCGAGAGCTATGCCTGGCACCGCTTCCTGCTGACAGCCAAGGGCGACGTCTACGATCCGCGCGTGTCCGTCCGCATCATGCGCGGCGAGGCGATCACCGTGCCGGATTACATCGAGATGCTCAACGCGCGCCGCTCGCTGGTGAAGCGCGCCGCTGCACGCATCGCGCCCCACGATGCGCTGGCGATGCCGACCACGGCCAACGCGCCGCCTGTCATCGCCGATCTCGCCGACGACCAGGCCTTCGCCCGCGAGAACATCCGCGCTTTGCGCAACTGCACCTTCATCAACATGATCGACGGCTGCGCCATCTCGCTGCCGGCGCACCGCCACGGCGAGGTCCCGGTCGGCCTGATGCTGGCGCAGTCCGGCGGCCAGGACCGCAAACTGCTGGAGATCGCGGCTGGGGTCGAGGGCGTGGTGCGGGGCTGAGCTGGCCGAACGCGATCAGGGTTTGTGTGACGGGCCATCGATCGGGGGCAGAGGCGCGGCCTTGGCGGCGATCGCCTGGGCCTGGTCGATGAGACCGGCGGCCAGCATCCTGTCGAGCATGCGATCGCGCCACTCGCTGTCGTGCTCAGAGGTCCACGGCCTTCGGAAACGCGCGAGGAGAAAGGCAAGCTCGCCGATGTCGAGGCTTGCGAGGGCTTTGCCGAAATAGGTTGTGGCTGCGTCTGCAGCACCATAGGTCCGGCGGCCAAGATAGGCATTGTTCAGATAGGCCTCCAGGATGCGATCGCGCGTGAACGTGCGCTCGATGCGGCCCATGAACACCTCTGTGCCAATCTGCCATTCGAGGTTCGGCCCTTTGTAACAGTCCGGAACGAGGGTACAGAGACAATCTCGGCTAACCGAGTGGATGATGTTCGACCGGCCCGGCCGGCGACCCGCCGCCATGTCGGATGCGAGCCGGGCCAGCGGGCCGACATAGGGTCGCGCGTAGAAGTCACGGTCTTCAGACGCCACGACGGCGTTCCGGACCAGAGGCGGAATCTCCGAGAGCGGCACAAAGGAGCTTCTCGGGTTCGCCGAACAGAGTGGACCTGTCGTCGGGAGAGCCGCAAGCTGGCTCTCCGTAGGGAGTCCGAGGCCGTATTCGAAGTACCAGATCACATAGCCTTCGGCGTAGAGCAGCAGCACGACAGCGATCGAGAGCATAGCCAGGATCGACTTGCCGAACAGGATGAAGAGCCGTTTGGTGCGCGGAGATCGCATCGTCAGAAGTTGGTTCCTGCATGAGCGTTCCGGTTCACTGGATGGTTTCAGGAAACCGTGATGCGAAGAATTGTCCGGAAAACGGGTGGCCACTAGCGTGCGTTTCATGACACGCTCGTCATTCCGGGATGCGCGCCCTTGCGCGCAGGCCCGGAATCCATAACCACGATCGTGCGTATGGATTCCGGGCTCGTCGCTTCGCGCCGCCCCGGAATGACATCTGGGATGAATCGCATGGCCAGACTCAAGCACGCAGTGCCCGAAGTCGACTTTTCCGCCGCCACCGGGATCGATGCAATCGACTGGGCGATGGTCGAACGCGACCTCGATGCCGGCGGCTGCGCCGTGTTGACGCAGCTGCTGTCGCCCGACGATTGCCGCGCCCTGGCGGCGCTCTATCCGGACGACCGGCACTTCCGCAGCCGCGTCGTCATGGCGCGGCATGGTTTCGGCCGCGGCGAGTACAAATATTTCAGTTATCCGCTGCCCGATCCGATCGCGCAGTTGCGGCCGCGGCTCTATTCGCATCTGGTGGCGATCGCCAACCGCTGGAATGCGACGATGGGGATCGACATCCAATTTCCCGCCGAGCACGACGACTTCCTGGCGCGCTGTCATGAGGCCGGCCAGACGCGGCCAACGCCGCTTTTGCTGCAATATGTCGAGGGCGACTACAACTGCCTGCACCAGGATCTCTATGGCGAGCACGTGTTTCCGCTGCAGGTCGCGATCCTGCTGTCGGAGCCGGGGCGCGATTTCGAGGGAGGCGAGTTCGTGCTGACCGAGCAGCGGCCGCGCATGCAGTCGCGCGCCGAGGTGGTGCCGCTCCGGCAGGGCGATGCGGTGGTGTTCGCGGTCCACAATCGCCCGGTCCAGGGCACGCGCGGCAGCTACCGTGTCAACATGCGTCATGGCGTGAGCCGGCTGCGTTCCGGCCGGCGGCATACGCTCGGCGTGATCTTTCACGATGCGAAGTAGCATATGACGGATCTGTTCGATGGATTTGAGATCGCCGGACCGGCGCGCGAGCCGCTCGCGCCCGGCGCGGTGCTGCTGCGTGGTTTTGCGCAGCCACATGCGACGGAGCTTCTGGCCGCGATCGAGGCGATCACCGCGCAGGCGCCGTTCCGCCGGATGATCACGCCCGGCGGGCACCAGATGTCGGTGGCCATGACGAATTGCGGCTCGGTCGGCTGGGTGACGGACCGCAGCGGCTATCGCTACGATCCCGTTGATCCAGACAGCGGACAGAGGTGGCCGGCGATGCCGCCGCTGTTGCGACAGCTCGCCGAGCAGGCGGCGAGCGAGGCAGGCTTTGCCGCCTTCGCGCCCGATGCCTGCCTGATCAATTGCTACGAGCCCGGCGCCAAGATGTCGCTGCATCAGGATCGCGACGAGCGCGACGTCGGCGCGCCGATCGTCTCGGTGTCATTGGGCCTTCCCGCGACGTTCCTGTTCGGCGGCCTCAAGCGCTCCGACAAGACGCAACGCTATCGGCTGGCCCATGGCGACGTCGTCGTCTGGGGCGGCCCGGCGCGGCTCGCCTTTCACGGCGTCGCGCCGCTCGCCGATGGCGAGCATGCTCGGCTCGGCCGCCGGCGCATCAACCTGACGTTCCGCCGCGCCCGATAGTCCTGGCCGCTCTGTGACGTTCCTCATTTTGCAGCGGGCATCCCTGGCTCTATGCTGCGCCCGGGAGAGGGGCCATGAGCACTGTCGAACTTGCGGACGAGCGGGCGCCTGCGGCGGCGCGAATGGGACTTCACCTTGCGCTGCTGCAGCTGGTGTTCACGCTGCTGTGGACGACCTACGTGATCTATCTGCCGAAGCTCGCCGCCCAGGCCGGCATCGCGCCCTCCGCCGTCGTTCTGATCCTGATGCTGGACCAGGCGATCTTCACATTGTCCGATACCGCGATGGGACTTGCGGCCGATCGCATCGGGCGCGCCGCCGCGCGGTTCGGTCTCTTCATCGGCCTGCTGACTGCGGTATCCTGCGCCGCCTTTGTCGCGCTGCCTTTCGTGGCGGCGTCCGCAGGTCCAGCGGTCTTCATCGGACTGATCGCGATCTGGGCGCTGACCTCGTCGGTCTTGCGCGCGCCGCCCTTGACGCTGCTCGGGCGCCATGCGGCCCGGCCGGCCATTCCGTTCCTGGCAGCGCTGGTCATGCTCGGCTATGGCGTGGCCGGCGCCGTGTCGCCCTACCTCGGCGTGATCCTGCGCGACTACGATCCGCGCCTGCCGTTCGTCATCTCATCGGCCGTGCTGCTGCTGACGGCGCTCGGTCTCTCGCGCATTCCGCAGGATAGCGGTCGGGCAGCGCAAGCAGCTGCCAAGCCCGAGCCCAGGCCGCTGCGGGGACTCCCGCTGCTGTTCATCGGCGCCATGGTGATCCTCGCGCTCGGCTACCAGCTGCATTTCAGCATCAACAGCTCGGCGTTCTATCTCCGCTTCGCCAGGCCGGAGGACCTTTCCTGGCTGATGCCGGTGTTCTGGATCGGCTTCAACCTCGTGCTGTTCCCGGCCAGCGTGGTCGTCAAGCATAGCGGCGGGCTCATCGTGATGGGATTCGCCGGTCTGCTCGGTGCGCTCGCGATCGTGATCGCCGAGCTCGCGGGCGCATTGACCGTGCTGATCGTGGCGCAGTTCATCGCCGGGGCGGCCTGGGGCTGCATGATGATGAGCGCCATTTCCGCGGCGCTCGCGATCGGGACGACCGGCGCCGAGGGCAAGGTGACCGGGCTCGTGTTCTCGGCGCTGGCGCTGGCAACCTTCGCGCGGATCGCTGCCGTCGCCGGCGGTCTGCAGAAGTTGCCAGACTATGCGCCGCTGGTGCAGTGGGCGCCGGTCGCGTGCTGGCTCGTGGCCGGCGCGGGCCTGCTGGCGATGGCCGCCGCCGGATTGCAGGGACGCCGCGCGTCCCCGCCGTGAGGTCGATCAGATCCCTGGAGGCTTCGACGGATGGATGAAGGCCCAGGGCGAGACCTCGGAGTCGCGCGGCACCTCGATGTCGATCAGATATGGCCCGCCATGCGCCAGCGCCGTCTCGAGCGCGGATTTGAACTGATCGGGTGACGTGACCTTGCTGGCGGCGACGCCGAAGGATTCGGCGAGCGTGACGAAATCCGGATTGACGAGATCGGAGGCGACGACGCGGCCGTCGAAGCGCTCACGCTGGTCGCGCCGGACATTGCCATAGGAATTGTTGTTGAACACCAGGGTGACGACGCCGATGTTGTATTGCACGGCAGTCGCCAGCTCCTGCACGGCGAACATGAAACCGCCATCGCCGGTGATCGCGACCACAGGTCTGTCGGGATGCGCCACCTTGGCACCGAGCGCGGTGGGAAAACCCGCGCCGAGCGTGCCCTGATAGCCCGAGGTGATGAAGGTGCGCGGCTCGTAGACGGGAAAGCCGTACCAGGAGGCGAAGCCGACCTGCGACAGTTCGTCGGTGACGATGGCGTCGCGCGGCAGCACCTCGCGGAGCACGTTCAGATAGGCCATCTGCGGCTGGACCTTCTGGATCTCCTGCAAGGTCGCTGCGGTGACCTCCCGGATCGCGGCGCGGCGTCCCGAGCTCTTGCGGTACCCCGCCTTGCTCACAGCAGCGATGAGCGCGGCCGTG
This region of Bradyrhizobium sp. SZCCHNS1050 genomic DNA includes:
- the ppc gene encoding phosphoenolpyruvate carboxylase, which gives rise to MSPQAMTEEIRPNRAAEAQAMEEDARLRDDIRLLGRILGDTVRDQEGAELFDLVERIRQTSVRFHRDEDRQARRELEQILDGMTTAETVRIVRAFSYFSHLANIAEDQNNIRRMRARSDSNGGSGMLAATLAHAKSAGFEASDLRKFFSTALVSPVLTAHPTEVRRKSTMDREMEIAMLLDRRERMQLTPDEREANDEALRRAVLTLWQTNLLRRTKLTVLDEVTNGLSFYDYTFLREVPRLLCSLEDRLNDGAEVAGDLASFLRMGSWIGGDRDGNPFVTAEVMRGTLKLQSSLALHYYLEELHLLGSELSIAAHLADVSEELRALAERSPDTSPHRRGEPYRLAVSGIYARLAATAKKLGIQISRLPVAAVAPYDSVKQMQDDLDVLHHSLIANNAEVIARGRLRLLRRAVDCFGFHLARLDIRQNSAVHERTVAELIDTAMPGMSYMALSEDARVGLLVSELRNARPLVSQFVKYSDETVGELALFRAAAEAHATFGADVIPQCIISMCKGMSDMLEVALLLKEVGLIDPSGRCAVNIVPLFETIEDLQASSGIMDRMLALHDYRRLVDSRGAVQEVMLGYSDSNKDGGFVTSGWELYKAEIGLVDIFERHGIRLRLFHGRGGSVGRGGGPSYDAIIAQPGGAVNGQIRITEQGEIISSKYSNAEVGRNNLEILAAATLEASLLHPRQPAPKREYLTAMDRLSELAFKAYRGLVYETDGFVDYFWASTVINEIATLNIGSRPASRKKTRAIEDLRAIPWVFSWAQCRLMLPGWYGFGSAVETWIAENPEQGMPFLRELYQEWPFFRMLLSNMDMVLAKSSIAIASRYAELVPDEALREKIFGRIRREWNLVIETLLDITGQERLLQGNPLLERSVRNRFPYLDPLNHVQVELLKEHRAQNPDEQVLRGIQLTINGISAGLRNTG
- a CDS encoding SMP-30/gluconolactonase/LRE family protein, translating into MAVERVATGMRWAEGPVYFAAGRYLLFSDIPNNRIMRFSEDDGHLSVYRQPSMNSNGNTIDREGRLITCEHSGRRVTRTELDGSITIIADSYNGKRLNSPNDAVVAADGAIWFTDPVYGIGGFYEGLKAAPEQDKHNVYRVDPKSGEVKVVADDFVEPNGLAFSPDETKLYVIDTGFTDGPDNPAHIRVFDVDHAAGKLTNSKVFAEMPKPSISDGVRCDRDGRVWCSVGWGDPNEDGVRCYAPDGTLLGKIHIPETVANLCFGGQQRNRLYICGSTSLYAVYTSAQGALKP
- a CDS encoding SDR family oxidoreductase: MTKSLQDKVVIVTGAGRGIGREIALLCAAEGAKVVVNDPGVASDGSGTSAAPAEEVVEEIKKRGGTAVANFESVSEAIPASKIVKAATDHFGKLDGVVNNAGILRDMIFHKMSIEAFEQVIKVHLMGSFYVAHSAARLFREQESGSFVHFTSTSGLIGNYGQANYAAAKLGIVGLSKSIALDMGRFNVRSNCVSPFAWSRMIGTIPAETEAEKERVERMKRMGPEKIAPVVAYLLSDASKDVTGQIFAVRMNEIFLMSQSRPLRSVHRGEGWTPQTIAEHGMPALKPSFYKLDRSADVFGWDPI
- a CDS encoding thiolase C-terminal domain-containing protein: MRRNQVAVVGAAETTELGIIPTMSQIQLHADAALNAIADAGLKLSDIDGFATAVETPQQICHYLGITPTWVDGTSVGGCSFMLHVRHAAAAIEAGLCKTVLITHAESGKSMIGKLPRSIPPDSLQGQFEAPFGVYGPPSMFPIPVLRYMKTYGITHEQLAMVAVVQREWAAKNPRAMMKDPITVEDVLNSRMIAYPFRLLQCCLVTDGGGALILTSADRAKDFPQRPVYVLGTGESVETPMVSQMETFNSSRAFKVAGPLAFKEAGIGHADVDHLMIYDAFAHLPLFGLGDLGFMPHEETGPFIAAGHTRPGGKLPLNTNGGGLSYMHSGMYGMYALQESVRQMRGIAPAQVPGAKISVCHGVGGMFAASGTIIFTNER
- a CDS encoding Zn-ribbon domain-containing OB-fold protein: MAEPMRARPKPTPETQHFWDGTRAGELRLQRCDACAHVYFPPRPFCPACASRKVSVFKATGKGTLYSYVINHRPPAPGFTPPYAIAVVALEEGPRMMSNITGCPQTPEALELDMALEVTFEKMDEQITLPLFRPAKG
- a CDS encoding amidase, which translates into the protein MTVSNPTLAALADDLAAGRTTSRKLVEECLARIADPAGEGQRAFIHVDKEAALAAADGMDALRKANAAPSPYAGIPVSIKDLFDIKGQVTRAGSRALEDSAPAEADAPAVVRLRRAGFVVIGRTNMTEFAYSGIGINPHYGTPKSAWKRDVGHVPGGSSSGAAVSIVDRMAYGALGTDTGGSCRIPAAFNGITGYKPTQARVPLDGGVPLSTTLDSFGPLANTVACCAVLDSVLADEPVRPLASRPVKGLRLAVPTTVVLDELDVEVAETFERALQTLAKQGALIERIEFPEFLDVGLIGMKGGFAAAESYAWHRFLLTAKGDVYDPRVSVRIMRGEAITVPDYIEMLNARRSLVKRAAARIAPHDALAMPTTANAPPVIADLADDQAFARENIRALRNCTFINMIDGCAISLPAHRHGEVPVGLMLAQSGGQDRKLLEIAAGVEGVVRG